From the genome of Treponema denticola:
TAGGAGGACAAATGTTCTGCCTTGAATCGGGTATAGAAATAAACGGAGCTTTTGTAATGTGGCTGCCTAATATACTCCTTGTAGTATGCACTTCCGTGCTTGCAATAAAAAGGATTCTAAAATGAAGTTAATTCACCGCTACTTACTAAAACTTTTTTTACCTACATTCATTGCTGCAATTCTTTTTTTTGTTTTACTTTTGCAGTTGGGTGATTTATTTGCAAATATAATCTCATATCTGCAAAATGAAGCAAGGTTTAAAGACATATTAAAAGTTATGTGGCTTTATCTTCCAAAATGTATTGCATATTCCATACCTTTGGCCATCCTTTTTGCAGGTTCATACACAATGGGGAATTTATATGCGCAGAATGAACTTACTTCAATCTTTTCAGCAGGGATATCATTAGGGCAATTTACCCTTCCCCTTTTAATACTAGGACTATGCCTTTCAATCGGAATGATTTTCTTTGAAGACAAAATAGTTATAAAATATTTCTACGAAAAAACGCAGCTTTCAAAAAAGCTTTTGCAAGAAGAAGAAAGTTTAGACAGACAAGATTTAATTCTCCTATCAGAGCTGGGAAAAATTGTTTATACGGCAGACTATTTTAATGCCGAAAGCAAAACTCTATCAAATACATATATAATAGTCCGGGATGAATACGGAAATCTTTCTTTAATCATCAAAAGCTCCCGTATATTTTGGAATGAAGACCGATGGACAGCGGATAATGCAGAAGTGTATAAATTTGATGAAAAAAATATGGTAACATATTTAAATAAAATTCCTGATGATATAATACTTTCAGAGGCACCTGCTAATTTTCAAAGAAATTTAAGTTCCGTAGATGAAATGAAGATATCTGAAGCTAGGGCATTTATAGAAGCTCTCAAAAAAAACGGCCTGCCCTTTTATGAAGCTCTTTCAAAATATCACAGGCGTTTTTCATTTCCATTTACAATTTTTATAGTCTTGTTTTTTTCGATTTCTTTGGGCGGCAAATTTAAAAAGAATATCCTACTGATGAGTATATTATTCAGTTTAGGAATAGCAACTCTTTTCTATGTTACGGAAATGGTAACTATGCTGTGTGCAAAATGGGAATACATTTCTCCCTTAGCCGGAGCATGGACCCCCATTTTGATATTTTTTCTTTTAAGTATTTATTTACTGCGTAATTCCCGCACTTAATTATCTTTAAGAATAATAAAAAGCCAAATACTGCTTATCCCGTTTATCAAAAAGCCGAAACCTATCAAACTTGCAAAGAGGCCTGAAATGCTTGCAGGATTAAAAAGGCCGGAAAGACCTATTAAGCATACAATCCCGGCAAAGATAAGCCAAAGCCACCACAGCTTCACACCGAATCTTTTTAGATCGAATGACTTTTTGATCTCAATAGCTCCCAAACAAACCAAAAATAGTCCGAGCACTAGCCCGATAAGACCAAGAACGGCGCTTGGATTTACAAGGCAAAAAAGACCCAGTCCTATAAGAATGATACCCAATACCAAAAAGGTATTCATCTTGATTGAAAGAAACTGATAAATTTCGATAAAGCCGTAAACGATTAACGAAATACCTACAATAGTTACAATAATTCTTGTTATACTGTCAGGATTAAATATACAGACAATTCCCAATACCGTAGACATTACTGCAATAGCCAAAAAGATCATAGAATAAGATAATTTTTTTTCAGACATATAAACTCCTTATAAATAATACGATTTTATAATGATAACAATTTTTTCTTTAATGCATCACCGAGCATTTCCAAATGACGCTTTAAAATTTTAGTAGGACAGCCGACATTGATTCTTTCAAAACCGTCTCCTTCAGATCCGAAAACATATCCTTCATCCGTAAAAAATTGAGCTTCATTATGCATAAAATTTTCCAAAGTTTGGTTATCCATTCCGAGGGCTCTAAAATCAACCCATTGAAGATAGGTACCTTCAATGAAACGGCTTTTAAGCATGGGAAAATTGGAATCAAAATAATTTTTTACCAGCTTTTGATTAGTATCGAGAACTTGAAGAAGTTCCTCAAGCCATTTGCCGCACTGAGTGTAAGCTATTTCGCAGGCTTTAAACCCTAGAGCATTTACGCTTGAAGATCTCATCCTCTGAAGCATTTCGTCGTATTTTTTTCTCAAAGTCTCATTTTCTACAATTATATTTGATGTAGCAAGACCTGCAACATTAAATGTTTTTGAAGGAGCTGTCGCCGTAATGGTATTTGCACCTATTTCTTTTGAAATACTTGCCATAAGAGTGTGTTTATAGCCGGGCATTATAATATCGTTCCAAATCTCATCGGAAAAAACTATAACATTATTTTCTAAGGCTATTTCGGCAAGTTTTTTTAATTCCTCTTTTTTCCATACGCGGCCGACAGGATTATGAGGCGAACAGAAAATCAAAAGTTTATTTTTAGGCTGCTTTGCAAGGCTTTCAAATTTTTCATAATCTATTGTATAATAGTTGTCCTTATCGCATAGAAGTGGGCAATTTACAAGCTCCCGCTCATTCATTTCGATTGCCATAGAAAAGGGATAATATACCGGCCGCATAATTATTACGCCGTCTCCTTTTTCGGTAAAGGCATTTACTGCAGCAAAAAAAGCATTTACAACACCGGGCGTCTGAAGAATCATTTCGGCACTTACGGAGTAATCATGTTCGCGTTTAAGCCAATTTATT
Proteins encoded in this window:
- a CDS encoding LptF/LptG family permease, with product MKLIHRYLLKLFLPTFIAAILFFVLLLQLGDLFANIISYLQNEARFKDILKVMWLYLPKCIAYSIPLAILFAGSYTMGNLYAQNELTSIFSAGISLGQFTLPLLILGLCLSIGMIFFEDKIVIKYFYEKTQLSKKLLQEEESLDRQDLILLSELGKIVYTADYFNAESKTLSNTYIIVRDEYGNLSLIIKSSRIFWNEDRWTADNAEVYKFDEKNMVTYLNKIPDDIILSEAPANFQRNLSSVDEMKISEARAFIEALKKNGLPFYEALSKYHRRFSFPFTIFIVLFFSISLGGKFKKNILLMSILFSLGIATLFYVTEMVTMLCAKWEYISPLAGAWTPILIFFLLSIYLLRNSRT
- a CDS encoding DUF308 domain-containing protein, whose translation is MSEKKLSYSMIFLAIAVMSTVLGIVCIFNPDSITRIIVTIVGISLIVYGFIEIYQFLSIKMNTFLVLGIILIGLGLFCLVNPSAVLGLIGLVLGLFLVCLGAIEIKKSFDLKRFGVKLWWLWLIFAGIVCLIGLSGLFNPASISGLFASLIGFGFLINGISSIWLFIILKDN
- a CDS encoding MalY/PatB family protein gives rise to the protein MSINKTRKYDFENTLPRKNIGSAKWELMYQWKPDVSDGIIPLSVADMEFKNPPEITEGLKEYLDRLILGYSTRYADYDNAVINWLKREHDYSVSAEMILQTPGVVNAFFAAVNAFTEKGDGVIIMRPVYYPFSMAIEMNERELVNCPLLCDKDNYYTIDYEKFESLAKQPKNKLLIFCSPHNPVGRVWKKEELKKLAEIALENNVIVFSDEIWNDIIMPGYKHTLMASISKEIGANTITATAPSKTFNVAGLATSNIIVENETLRKKYDEMLQRMRSSSVNALGFKACEIAYTQCGKWLEELLQVLDTNQKLVKNYFDSNFPMLKSRFIEGTYLQWVDFRALGMDNQTLENFMHNEAQFFTDEGYVFGSEGDGFERINVGCPTKILKRHLEMLGDALKKKLLSL